In Pan paniscus chromosome 13, NHGRI_mPanPan1-v2.0_pri, whole genome shotgun sequence, one DNA window encodes the following:
- the KCTD18 gene encoding BTB/POZ domain-containing protein KCTD18 isoform X2, translated as MMDAFDAWEGKGVSYWRVPHELIECWTLEEQPLLGSLRHMAPIRKRRLITFNEADKSVNYKTGPKPVRFLGPSTSTQIKVKNSASVTVSPASAIQTSAGATANRFQSGSRRKAAQRSAPSRATALVGTGAPGHPQASPGAASAENGGTHLPPAKVLLSDKKPTPQRVIKLKRTPLCATAPSLPSPTATRQANSLKPLPGEAARALGVRTENGKNKGN; from the exons GTGTTAGCTACTGGcgggtgcctcatgagctgatAGAGTGTTGGACTCTAGAAGAACAGCCTTTACTTGGAAGCCTGCGTCACATGGCTCCAATTCGAAAGAG GCGACTGATAACGTTCAATGAAGCGGACAAAAGTGTGAACTATAAGACTGGTCCTAAGCCAGTTAGATTTTTGGGCCCTTCCACAAGTACCCAAATTAAAGTCAAGAACTCGGCCTCAGTCACGGTGTCTCCAGCCAGTGCCATCCAGACGTCGGCTGGGGCGACAGCAAACCGGTTTCAAAGTGGTAGCCGCAGAAAGGCAGCTCAGCGCTCTGCACCTTCCAGAGCTACGGCCCTGGTGGGCACGGGGGCACCTGGGCATCCTCAGGCTTCCCCTGGGGCTGCGAGCGCTGAAAATGGAGGCACGCACTTACCTCCAGCTAAGGTGCTACTCTCCGACAAGAAGCCTACACCCCAGCGGGTGATAAAGCTGAAGAGGACTCCGCTGTGCGCCACCGCgccttccctgccctcccccacGGCCACGAGGCAGGCCAACTCCCTCAAGCCGCTTCCCGGCGAAGCTGCCCGTGCCTTGGGAGTGCGGACTGAGAACGGGAAGAACAAGGGAAATTGA